One genomic window of Malaciobacter molluscorum LMG 25693 includes the following:
- the dapB gene encoding 4-hydroxy-tetrahydrodipicolinate reductase — MINVGIVGSTGRVGTLLIDDLKKDEEAKLAAVHVFDKLEKDVPEDVVITNDMKTLLESVDVVIDFSAPSATEELLTQVIESDIKKPLVIATTGFSKHQQNLLIEASKLVPILYSTNMSLGVAVLNKLVSLASKTLKDFDIEIVEQHHRYKVDSPSGTALTLAESAAKARDLELDKVRVSGRDGEIGARTKDEIGVMSLRGGDIVGRHTVGLYNDGEFIELHHTATARNTFSKGAIRVAKWLVGKEPNLYSINDALGL; from the coding sequence ATGATAAATGTTGGTATTGTTGGAAGTACAGGAAGAGTTGGTACACTTTTAATAGATGATCTAAAAAAAGATGAAGAAGCAAAATTAGCTGCTGTTCATGTTTTTGATAAATTAGAAAAAGATGTACCAGAAGATGTAGTTATCACAAATGATATGAAAACTTTACTTGAAAGTGTTGATGTTGTAATTGATTTCTCAGCACCATCTGCAACTGAAGAGTTATTAACTCAAGTAATAGAAAGTGATATAAAAAAACCATTAGTAATTGCTACAACTGGTTTTTCTAAACATCAACAAAATTTATTGATTGAAGCAAGTAAACTTGTTCCAATTTTATACTCTACAAATATGAGTTTAGGAGTTGCAGTATTAAATAAATTAGTATCTCTTGCTTCTAAAACATTAAAAGATTTTGATATAGAAATTGTAGAGCAACATCATAGATATAAAGTTGATTCTCCTTCTGGTACTGCATTAACTTTAGCAGAAAGTGCTGCAAAAGCAAGAGATTTAGAACTTGATAAAGTTAGGGTCTCAGGTAGAGATGGAGAGATTGGAGCAAGAACAAAAGATGAAATTGGTGTTATGAGTTTAAGAGGTGGAGATATTGTTGGTCGTCACACTGTTGGACTTTATAATGATGGTGAGTTTATTGAACTTCACCACACTGCAACAGCTAGAAATACTTTTTCAAAAGGTGCAATTAGAGTTGCAAAATGGCTTGTAGGTAAAGAACCAAATTTATACTCTATAAATGATGCTTTAGGTCTATAA